A part of Capsicum annuum cultivar UCD-10X-F1 chromosome 6, UCD10Xv1.1, whole genome shotgun sequence genomic DNA contains:
- the LOC124899257 gene encoding uncharacterized protein LOC124899257 isoform X3, with translation MERFLRDVGMTDATQLTCTGVVLLLLARLLLVVVVKKGRWWELLLVLFLLQQLQQPHLVAERMSTWRKLIWLWFCFNIGSNTVC, from the exons ATGGAGAG GTTCCTTCGGGACGTCGGCATGACTGATGCAACTCAATTGACTTG TACAGGAGTAGTGTTGCTGCTACTAGCTCGGCtgttattggtggtggtggtaaagAAGGGAAGATGGTGG GAGTTGCTGCTGGTGTTGTTTCTATTGCAGCAGCTACAACAGCCTCATCTGGTGGCGGAAAGGATGAGCACATGGCGAAAACTGATATGGCTATGGTTCTGCTTCAACATTGGTAGCAATACAGTGTGTTGA
- the LOC124899257 gene encoding uncharacterized protein LOC124899257 isoform X5 yields the protein MERFLRDVGMTDATQLTWSSVAATSSAVIGGGGKEGKMVGVAAGVVSIAAATTASSGGGKDEHMAKTDMAMVLLQHW from the exons ATGGAGAG GTTCCTTCGGGACGTCGGCATGACTGATGCAACTCAATTGACTTG GAGTAGTGTTGCTGCTACTAGCTCGGCtgttattggtggtggtggtaaagAAGGGAAGATGGTGG GAGTTGCTGCTGGTGTTGTTTCTATTGCAGCAGCTACAACAGCCTCATCTGGTGGCGGAAAGGATGAGCACATGGCGAAAACTGATATGGCTATGGTTCTGCTTCAACATTGGTAG
- the LOC124899257 gene encoding uncharacterized protein LOC124899257 isoform X2 encodes MWNIAAVIPVDKRIGSGGGGGGSNDSSSDDYDRITKVIIVSESKIETDQEQENEVRTKEERCAETPTPPLTLDVLIVRQIYLSYEVWNGQRNSCYFITLSGQHPHS; translated from the exons ATGTGGAACATAGCAGCAGTAATTCCTGTTGATAAAAGAATCGGAAGtggcggtggtggtggtggtagcaATGATAGTTCTAGCG ATGATTATGACAGAATTACCAAGGTCATTATTGTTTCTGAGTCCAAAATAGAGACTGATCAAGAGCAAGAAAATGAAGTACGAACGAAAGAAGAGCGTTGCGCGGAGACTCCAACCCCACCTCTCACTCTTGACGTTTTG ATTGTGAGACAAATATATTTGTCGTATGAAG TTTGGAATGGGCAAAGAAACTCATGTTACTTTATAACGTTATCTGGACAACACCCACATTCTTGA
- the LOC124899257 gene encoding uncharacterized protein LOC124899257 isoform X1, protein MRYYFVILCGAVTLEARTSNKMWNIAAVIPVDKRIGSGGGGGGSNDSSSDDYDRITKVIIVSESKIETDQEQENEVRTKEERCAETPTPPLTLDVLIVRQIYLSYEVWNGQRNSCYFITLSGQHPHS, encoded by the exons atgaggTATTATTTTGTAATTCTCTGTGGTGCGGTTACATTAGAGGCTAGAACATCAAACAAAATGTGGAACATAGCAGCAGTAATTCCTGTTGATAAAAGAATCGGAAGtggcggtggtggtggtggtagcaATGATAGTTCTAGCG ATGATTATGACAGAATTACCAAGGTCATTATTGTTTCTGAGTCCAAAATAGAGACTGATCAAGAGCAAGAAAATGAAGTACGAACGAAAGAAGAGCGTTGCGCGGAGACTCCAACCCCACCTCTCACTCTTGACGTTTTG ATTGTGAGACAAATATATTTGTCGTATGAAG TTTGGAATGGGCAAAGAAACTCATGTTACTTTATAACGTTATCTGGACAACACCCACATTCTTGA
- the LOC124899257 gene encoding uncharacterized protein LOC124899257 isoform X4 has protein sequence MERFLRDVGMTDATQLTWSSVAATSSAVIGGGGKEGKMELLLVLFLLQQLQQPHLVAERMSTWRKLIWLWFCFNIGSNTVC, from the exons ATGGAGAG GTTCCTTCGGGACGTCGGCATGACTGATGCAACTCAATTGACTTG GAGTAGTGTTGCTGCTACTAGCTCGGCtgttattggtggtggtggtaaagAAGGGAAGATG GAGTTGCTGCTGGTGTTGTTTCTATTGCAGCAGCTACAACAGCCTCATCTGGTGGCGGAAAGGATGAGCACATGGCGAAAACTGATATGGCTATGGTTCTGCTTCAACATTGGTAGCAATACAGTGTGTTGA